The genomic segment TCGCATGATGCAGGGCCTCCGTCCCGCCGAGACCGACTTCGACCGGCGCATCATCGAGGACTACTCCATCATCTACAAGGGGCTCCTCCGGAACTACGAGGTGGTGAAGCCGATCATCGCCGCGGTGAAGGGTTACTGCGTCGCGGGCGGCATGGAGATGCTGCAGGCGACCGACATCCGGGTGGCCGCCGGGGACGCGCGCTTCGCGATCGCCGAGGTGAAGCACGGCCTCTTCCCGATGGGCGGCTCGACCGTGCGCCTGGCGCGGCAGATCCCGTTCGCGAAGGCGATGGAGATCCTGCTGACGGGGGAGCAGTTCTCGGCCGCCGAGGCGCTCCGCGTCGGGCTCGTGAACAAGGTCGTGCCGGCGGCGGAGGTCATGCGCGAGGCGCGCCGCTACGCCGAGGTCATCTGCGACAACGGCCCGCTCGCCGTGCAGGCGGTCAAGCGCTCGGTGCTGGCGGGCCTCGGCCTGCCGACCGCGCAGGCGCTCGAGAAGGAGCAGGAGATCGGCGTGCCGGCCGCCATGTCCGAGGACGCGAAGGAAGGGACGAAGGCGTTCAAGGAGAAGCGAAGGCCGGTCTTCCACGGACGCTGAGGGGGTCACATGCCTGCGCTCGATCCAGCGACCGTGCCCGAGCAGACCGGGTCCGCGTATCCGCCGCCGCTCGACGCCCCGTGCCGCGGCCGCGCCAAGCGCGCGCTCGGCGACGCGGTCGGGCTCACGCACTTCGGCGTCAACCTGCGGCGCCTCGGGCCCGACGCCTGGTCGGCGCAGCGGCACTGGCACACGCGCGAGGACGAGTTCGTTTACGTCCTCGAAGGGGAGGTCACGCTGATCACCGACGCGGGCGAGCAGACGCTCGGCCCGGGGATGGCCGCGGGCTTCCCGGCGGGCGTTGCC from the Deltaproteobacteria bacterium genome contains:
- a CDS encoding crotonase/enoyl-CoA hydratase family protein (Catalyzes the reversible hydration of unsaturated fatty acyl-CoA to beta-hydroxyacyl-CoA) yields the protein MPSEPAVLYAKRDGVATVTMNRPEVRNAINAEMLCRLADVWQDINDDASIRAVIFTGTGEQAFCAGADLDRLVRMMQGLRPAETDFDRRIIEDYSIIYKGLLRNYEVVKPIIAAVKGYCVAGGMEMLQATDIRVAAGDARFAIAEVKHGLFPMGGSTVRLARQIPFAKAMEILLTGEQFSAAEALRVGLVNKVVPAAEVMREARRYAEVICDNGPLAVQAVKRSVLAGLGLPTAQALEKEQEIGVPAAMSEDAKEGTKAFKEKRRPVFHGR
- a CDS encoding cupin domain-containing protein, producing MPALDPATVPEQTGSAYPPPLDAPCRGRAKRALGDAVGLTHFGVNLRRLGPDAWSAQRHWHTREDEFVYVLEGEVTLITDAGEQTLGPGMAAGFPAGVADGHHLVNRTDRPALYLEVGDRSLDDEVHYPDADLFVSRRRGVLHKSGEPY